In Brassica rapa cultivar Chiifu-401-42 chromosome A06, CAAS_Brap_v3.01, whole genome shotgun sequence, a single window of DNA contains:
- the LOC103871202 gene encoding signal peptidase complex catalytic subunit SEC11C, with protein sequence MGYIGETIDSIKSIQIRQLLTQAISLGMIVTSALIIWKALMCVTGSESPVVVVLSGSMEPGFKRGDILFLHMSKDPIRAGEIVVFNVDGRDIPIVHRVIKVHERENTGEVDVLTKGDNNYGDDRLLYAEGQQWLHRHHIMGRAVGFLPYVGWVTIIMTEKPIIKYILIGALGLLVITSKD encoded by the exons ATGGGTTATATCGGAGAAACCATAGATTCAATCAAATCTATACAGATCCGTCAGCTTCTCACTCAGGCCATAAGCCTTG GGATGATTGTGACGTCAGCTTTGATAATATGGAAAGCTTTGATGTGTGTTACTGGAAGTGAATCTCCTGTGGTTGTTGTTCTCTCCGGAAGCATGGAACCTGGTTTCAAGAGG GGGGATATATTGTTCTTGCACATGAGTAAGGACCCGATTCGAGCTGGCGAGATTGTTGTTTTCAATGTTGAT GGTCGTGATATTCCAATTGTTCATCGTGTCATTAAG GTTCACGAAAGGGAAAATACAGGGGAAGTCGATGTTTTGACAAAAG GTGACAATAACTATGGAGATGACAGACTTCTCTATGCTGAAGGTCAGCAATGGCTTCATCGACATCATATAATGGGTCGTGCTGTCGG GTTCTTGCCTTATGTTGGATGGGTGACTATTATTATGACAGAAAAGCCTATCATCAAG TATATTCTCATAGGTGCATTGGGTTTACTTGTTATAACGTCCAAGGATTGA
- the LOC103871198 gene encoding probable disease resistance protein At1g52660, translated as MGKDLKSLVRCMYTGKLNDNVRKLKIATEELKDIGNSVMKRVKICEEQQQMKRLDKVQSWLRQADIVIKEAEDLFLTSSSSSQGLLSSSHKMEKKICKKLKEVEEIKSRGMFEVVAENVVGGGSGSTVKTNDEETVGLEAVSGLVWRCLTMENTGIIGLYGVEGVGKTTVLTQVNNRLLQQKANGFDFVLWVFVSKNLNLEKIQDTIREKIGFLDRTWTSKTEEEKAAKIFDILSKRRFALFLDDVWEKVDLVKAGVPPPDAQNRSKVVFTTCSEDVCKEMSAQTKIKVEKLAWELAWDLFKKNVGEDTVKSHPDIAKVAQEVAAKCDGLPLALVTIGRAMASKKTPQEWRDALYILSNSPPNFSVLKLLDRN; from the exons atgGGAAAAGATCTCAAGAGTTTGGTTAGATGCATGTACACTGGGAAGCTCAACGATAATGTGAGGAAGCTAAAGATCGCAACCGAAGAACTCAAAGATATTGGGAACAGCGTGATGAAAAGGGTCAAGATTTGTGAAGAGCAGCAACAGATGAAGCGGTTAGACAAAGTCCAATCATGGCTTAGACAAGCCGACATTGTTATAAAAGAAGCAGAAGACTTGTTCTTGACGTCTTCTTCTTCCAGCCAAGGGTTGTTATCTTCAAGCCacaagatggagaagaagatttGCAAGAAGCTGAAAGAAGTTGAAGAGATTAAGAGCAGAGGAATGTTTGAGGTTGTTGCTGAAAACGTCGTCGGAGGAGGAAGCGGCTCAACGGTTAAGACTAATGATGAGGAGACAGTAGGGTTAGAGGCGGTTTCTGGTTTGGTTTGGAGGTGTTTGACGATGGAGAACACTGGGATTATTGGATTGTATGGTGTGGAAGGTGTTGGAAAGACAACGGTTCTGACTCAGGTTAATAACAGGTTGCTTCAACAGAAAGCAAAtgggtttgattttgttttgtggGTGTTTGTGTCTAAGAATCTGAATCTTGAAAAGATTCAAGACACGATTAGGGAGAAGATTGGGTTTTTGGATAGGACGTGGACGAGTAAGACCGAGGAAGAGAAAGCTGCCAAGATCTTTGACATCTTGAGTAAGAGACGTTTTGCATTGTTTCTTGATGATGTTTGGGAAAAAGTTGACCTAG tgaAAGCTGGAGTTCCACCACCTGATGCGCAGAACCGGTCGAAGGTTGTATTCACGACTTGTAGTGAAGACGTTTGTAAGGAGATGAGTGCACAGACGAAGATTAAAGTGGAGAAATTGGCGTGGGAGCTAGCTTGGGACTTGTTTAAGAAGAATGTTGGAGAAGATACTGTGAAGAGCCACCCGGACATAGCAAAGGTGGCTCAAGAGGTTGCAGCCAAATGCGACGGTCTTCCTCTGGCTTTGGTCACCATTGGTCGAGCCATGGCCTCCAAGAAAACACCACAGGAGTGGCGTGACGCTTTATACATCTTGAGTAACTCTCCTCCTAATTTCTCAG TTCTCAAGTTACTGGACAGGAACTAG
- the LOC103871200 gene encoding O-fucosyltransferase 13 isoform X3: protein MRRDLCDGVGIARLLNATLVLPKFEVAAYWNESSGFADVFDVDYFIQKMSGFINVVKELPKDIASKEPFRVDCSKRKGQFDYIESVLPSLLEHQYISFTPAMSQRRDRYPQYAKATLCQACYSALRLTSSLEKKATELFDAIPKPFLSLHLRFEPDMVAYSQCEYQNLSPSSISAIEAARVDRKPWTGELAQIWRKRGKCPLTPNETALMLQSLNVPTNTNIYLAAGDGLMEMEGFTSVYTNVYTKSALLNREDFTRMHGNTKAALDYHVSINSDAYVATYFGNMDKIVAAMRTYKGMHNTLFLSRKAFAELTSQGIEGAELKNALWEVHKNDFAIGRGFALPDCFCEFEL from the exons ATGAGACGCGAT TTGTGTGATGGAGTTGGGATTGCTCGTTTGCTGAATGCTACACTTGTTCTCCCCAAGTTTGAGGTGGCTGCGTATTGGAACGAGTCTAG TGGGTTTGCAGATGTGTTTGATGTAGACTACTTCATCCAAAAGATGAGTGGTTTTATCAATGTGGTAAAAGAGCTACCAAAAGACATTGCATCAAAGGAGCCATTTAGAGTAGATTGTAGCAAAAGAAAAGGTCAATTTGATTACATTGAAAGCGTTCTTCCATCGTTGCTGGAGCATCAGTACATTTCTTTTACACCAGCAATGAGCCAACGCAGAGACAG GTATCCTCAGTATGCAAAAGCCACTCTGTGTCAAGCTTGTTACTCAGCTCTACGCCTTACTAGCTCCCTGGAGAAGAAAGCCACCGAGCTTTTCGACGCTATCCCCAAACCCTTCTTGTCGCTTCACCTCAGATTCGAACCAGACATGGTAGCTTACAGCCAGTGCGAATACCAAAACCTCTCTCCTTCATCTATCTCCGCCATTGAAGCTGCTCGCGTCGACAGGAAGCCATGGACAGGAGAGCTAGCTCAGATCTGGAGGAAACGAGGCAAATGCCCTCTGACTCCCAACGAAACAGCTCTGATGCTTCAGTCACTCAACGTCCCAACGAACACAAACATATACTTAGCAGCTGGAGACGGTCTAATGGAGATGGAAGGTTTCACGTCCGTTTACACAAACGTCTACACAAAGTCTGCTTTACTTAACCGAGAGGACTTCACCAGAATGCATGGAAACACAAAGGCTGCGTTGGATTATCATGTCTCCATCAACAGTGATGCATACGTGGCTACTTactttggaaacatggataagaTAGTTGCAGCTATGCGGACGTATAAAGGGATGCATAACACTCTGTTCCTGAGCAGAAAGGCATTTGCGGAACTCACTTCTCAGGGGATTGAAGGCGCTGAGCTGAAGAATGCTCTTTGGGAAGTTCATAAAAACGATTTTGCGATCGGTAGAGGTTTTGCTTTGCCTGATTGCTTCTGTGAATTTGAGCTGTAA
- the LOC103871200 gene encoding O-fucosyltransferase 13 isoform X1 codes for MIASPVKPLFVFVLTFSLLLVVIILSPSPHFLQIPPVPSGSSLGGSVIWSVKRTMEWRPCKWWLQGHLTLFCSNTAALPAKTNGYIRVDCYGGLNQMRRDLCDGVGIARLLNATLVLPKFEVAAYWNESSGFADVFDVDYFIQKMSGFINVVKELPKDIASKEPFRVDCSKRKGQFDYIESVLPSLLEHQYISFTPAMSQRRDRYPQYAKATLCQACYSALRLTSSLEKKATELFDAIPKPFLSLHLRFEPDMVAYSQCEYQNLSPSSISAIEAARVDRKPWTGELAQIWRKRGKCPLTPNETALMLQSLNVPTNTNIYLAAGDGLMEMEGFTSVYTNVYTKSALLNREDFTRMHGNTKAALDYHVSINSDAYVATYFGNMDKIVAAMRTYKGMHNTLFLSRKAFAELTSQGIEGAELKNALWEVHKNDFAIGRGFALPDCFCEFEL; via the exons ATGATTGCATCTCCGGTGAAGCCACTCTTCGTATTCGTCTTGACGTTCTCTCTTCTCCTCGTCGTGATCATTCTATCTCCCTCGCCACACTTTCTCCAGATTCCACCGGTTCCTTCCGGTTCATCACT GGGTGGTTCTGTAATATGGAGTGTCAAGAGGACAATGGAGTGGAGGCCTTGCAAATGGTGGTTACAAGGACATCTCACTC TTTTTTGTTCAAATACTGCAGCTCTACCAGCTAAAACTAATGGATACATCCGTGTTGATTGCTATGGTGGCCTCAATCAGATGAGACGCGAT TTGTGTGATGGAGTTGGGATTGCTCGTTTGCTGAATGCTACACTTGTTCTCCCCAAGTTTGAGGTGGCTGCGTATTGGAACGAGTCTAG TGGGTTTGCAGATGTGTTTGATGTAGACTACTTCATCCAAAAGATGAGTGGTTTTATCAATGTGGTAAAAGAGCTACCAAAAGACATTGCATCAAAGGAGCCATTTAGAGTAGATTGTAGCAAAAGAAAAGGTCAATTTGATTACATTGAAAGCGTTCTTCCATCGTTGCTGGAGCATCAGTACATTTCTTTTACACCAGCAATGAGCCAACGCAGAGACAG GTATCCTCAGTATGCAAAAGCCACTCTGTGTCAAGCTTGTTACTCAGCTCTACGCCTTACTAGCTCCCTGGAGAAGAAAGCCACCGAGCTTTTCGACGCTATCCCCAAACCCTTCTTGTCGCTTCACCTCAGATTCGAACCAGACATGGTAGCTTACAGCCAGTGCGAATACCAAAACCTCTCTCCTTCATCTATCTCCGCCATTGAAGCTGCTCGCGTCGACAGGAAGCCATGGACAGGAGAGCTAGCTCAGATCTGGAGGAAACGAGGCAAATGCCCTCTGACTCCCAACGAAACAGCTCTGATGCTTCAGTCACTCAACGTCCCAACGAACACAAACATATACTTAGCAGCTGGAGACGGTCTAATGGAGATGGAAGGTTTCACGTCCGTTTACACAAACGTCTACACAAAGTCTGCTTTACTTAACCGAGAGGACTTCACCAGAATGCATGGAAACACAAAGGCTGCGTTGGATTATCATGTCTCCATCAACAGTGATGCATACGTGGCTACTTactttggaaacatggataagaTAGTTGCAGCTATGCGGACGTATAAAGGGATGCATAACACTCTGTTCCTGAGCAGAAAGGCATTTGCGGAACTCACTTCTCAGGGGATTGAAGGCGCTGAGCTGAAGAATGCTCTTTGGGAAGTTCATAAAAACGATTTTGCGATCGGTAGAGGTTTTGCTTTGCCTGATTGCTTCTGTGAATTTGAGCTGTAA
- the LOC103871200 gene encoding O-fucosyltransferase 13 isoform X2, which translates to MIASPVKPLFVFVLTFSLLLVVIILSPSPHFLQIPPVPSGSSLGGSVIWSVKRTMEWRPCKWWLQGHLTPLPAKTNGYIRVDCYGGLNQMRRDLCDGVGIARLLNATLVLPKFEVAAYWNESSGFADVFDVDYFIQKMSGFINVVKELPKDIASKEPFRVDCSKRKGQFDYIESVLPSLLEHQYISFTPAMSQRRDRYPQYAKATLCQACYSALRLTSSLEKKATELFDAIPKPFLSLHLRFEPDMVAYSQCEYQNLSPSSISAIEAARVDRKPWTGELAQIWRKRGKCPLTPNETALMLQSLNVPTNTNIYLAAGDGLMEMEGFTSVYTNVYTKSALLNREDFTRMHGNTKAALDYHVSINSDAYVATYFGNMDKIVAAMRTYKGMHNTLFLSRKAFAELTSQGIEGAELKNALWEVHKNDFAIGRGFALPDCFCEFEL; encoded by the exons ATGATTGCATCTCCGGTGAAGCCACTCTTCGTATTCGTCTTGACGTTCTCTCTTCTCCTCGTCGTGATCATTCTATCTCCCTCGCCACACTTTCTCCAGATTCCACCGGTTCCTTCCGGTTCATCACT GGGTGGTTCTGTAATATGGAGTGTCAAGAGGACAATGGAGTGGAGGCCTTGCAAATGGTGGTTACAAGGACATCTCACTC CTCTACCAGCTAAAACTAATGGATACATCCGTGTTGATTGCTATGGTGGCCTCAATCAGATGAGACGCGAT TTGTGTGATGGAGTTGGGATTGCTCGTTTGCTGAATGCTACACTTGTTCTCCCCAAGTTTGAGGTGGCTGCGTATTGGAACGAGTCTAG TGGGTTTGCAGATGTGTTTGATGTAGACTACTTCATCCAAAAGATGAGTGGTTTTATCAATGTGGTAAAAGAGCTACCAAAAGACATTGCATCAAAGGAGCCATTTAGAGTAGATTGTAGCAAAAGAAAAGGTCAATTTGATTACATTGAAAGCGTTCTTCCATCGTTGCTGGAGCATCAGTACATTTCTTTTACACCAGCAATGAGCCAACGCAGAGACAG GTATCCTCAGTATGCAAAAGCCACTCTGTGTCAAGCTTGTTACTCAGCTCTACGCCTTACTAGCTCCCTGGAGAAGAAAGCCACCGAGCTTTTCGACGCTATCCCCAAACCCTTCTTGTCGCTTCACCTCAGATTCGAACCAGACATGGTAGCTTACAGCCAGTGCGAATACCAAAACCTCTCTCCTTCATCTATCTCCGCCATTGAAGCTGCTCGCGTCGACAGGAAGCCATGGACAGGAGAGCTAGCTCAGATCTGGAGGAAACGAGGCAAATGCCCTCTGACTCCCAACGAAACAGCTCTGATGCTTCAGTCACTCAACGTCCCAACGAACACAAACATATACTTAGCAGCTGGAGACGGTCTAATGGAGATGGAAGGTTTCACGTCCGTTTACACAAACGTCTACACAAAGTCTGCTTTACTTAACCGAGAGGACTTCACCAGAATGCATGGAAACACAAAGGCTGCGTTGGATTATCATGTCTCCATCAACAGTGATGCATACGTGGCTACTTactttggaaacatggataagaTAGTTGCAGCTATGCGGACGTATAAAGGGATGCATAACACTCTGTTCCTGAGCAGAAAGGCATTTGCGGAACTCACTTCTCAGGGGATTGAAGGCGCTGAGCTGAAGAATGCTCTTTGGGAAGTTCATAAAAACGATTTTGCGATCGGTAGAGGTTTTGCTTTGCCTGATTGCTTCTGTGAATTTGAGCTGTAA
- the LOC103871201 gene encoding LOW QUALITY PROTEIN: pentatricopeptide repeat-containing protein At1g52620 (The sequence of the model RefSeq protein was modified relative to this genomic sequence to represent the inferred CDS: deleted 1 base in 1 codon) has product MRDLSEIKHTWIALPLNESNDVDKIKTNNQMSKTLLSRIKPLTTPPLSHSPITPTLKKQVNDTVHLLRTNPNWSNLLDEDDDQQLLDISPFVFDRIRDVEAGVKLFDWLSNRKKDELFANGFACSSFLRLLARHRVFNEIDYVLGNLRKENVKVTLEALSHVLHAYAESGRLDKALEVYEYVIELYDSVPDVIACNSLLSLLVKRKRLGDARKVYDEMRERGDNYSTCILLKGMCSEGKVEEGRKLIEERWGKGCVPNMVFYNTIISGYCKMGDVEKASLVFKELKSKGFMPTLETFGAMINGFCKKGDFTASDRLLKEVKQRGLVVSVWFLNNIMDAKYRHGSKVEVSESIRWIVANGCKPDIATYNILINRLCKEGRMEDAVGVLDEAAKKGLVLNNITYAPLIQGYCRVKEYDIASKLLLQMAERGCKPDIVTYGILIHGLVASGHMDDAVKMKGKMIERGVSPDAAIYNMLMSGLCKRGGFSSAKLLFLEMLDRNISPDAYVYATLIDGFIRSGDFEEAKKVSSLSIEKGVKVDVVHHNAMIKGFCRSGMLNEALMCMNRMTEERLVPDEFTYSTIIDGYVKQQDMTTALKIFRDMGKTKCKPNVVTYSSLVNGFCCQGDFKRAEETFKEMQSCGLVPNVVTYTTLIRSFAKDGSTLGKAVYYWELMLRNKCVPNEVTFNCLLEGFVKKESGEVVSEPSNEGERSLFLEFFYKLKSDGWSDHAAAYNSVIASLSVHGMVKTACRFQDRMVKKGFSPDPVSSVAILHGFCVVGNSKQWKNSVFCDLDEKGLEVAARYSLILERHFPQAVTSEASSMLHLMLKHTDTKKPEHYRI; this is encoded by the exons ATGAGGGACCTATCTGAAATTAAACATACTTGGATTGCTCTCCCCCTTAATGAATCAAACGACGTTGACAAAATTAAAACGAACAATCAAATGTCTAAAACCCTTCTCTCTCGCATCAAACCCCTCACCACTCCTCCTCTATCTCACTCTCCGATCACTCCCACGCTCAAAAAACAAGTAAACGACACCGTACACCTCCTCAGAACCAATCCAAACTGGTCCAACCTCCTCGACGAAGACGACGACCAACAACTCCTCGACATCTCTCCTTTCGTGTTCGATCGAATCCGCGACGTCGAAGCCGGGGTCAAGCTCTTCGATTGGCTATCGAATCGGAAGAAAGACGAGCTCTTTGCAAATGGGTTTGCTTGTTCCTCGTTCCTAAGGCTCTTAGCGAGGCACAGAGTCTTCAACGAGATCGATTATGTATTGGGTAATCTCAGGAAAGAGAATGTGAAGGTTACTCTTGAAGCTCTGAGCCATGTTCTTCACGCCTATGCTGAGTCAGGGCGTTTGGATAAAGCTTTAGAGGTTTATGAGTATGTGATTGAATTGTATGATTCTGTGCCGGATGTGATTGCTTGCAACTCGTTGTTGAGTTTGTTAGTGAAAAGGAAGAGACTTGGAGATGCACGCAAGGTGTATGACGAAATGCGTGAAAGAGGTGATAATTACAGCACTTGTATATTGCTCAAAGGTATGTGTAGTGAAGGGAAGGTGGAAGAAGGTAGGAAGCTGATTGAAGAGAGATGGGGGAAAGGTTGTGTTCCGAATATGGTGTTTTACAACACGATCATCAGTGGGTACTGCAAGATGGGTGATGTTGAGAAGGCGAGTTTGGTTTTCAAGGAGTTGAAGTCTAAGGGGTTTATGCCGACTTTGGAGACTTTTGGGGCGATGATTAATGGGTTTTGTAAGAAAGGGGATTTCACGGCGAGTGATCGGCTTTTGAAGGAAGTGAAACAAAGGGGTTTAGTAGTCAGTGTTTGGTTTCTGAACAATATTATGGATGCTAAGTATAGACATGGTTCGAAGGTTGAAGTAAGTGAGAGTATACGGTGGATAGTAGCTAATGGTTGCAAGCCTGATATAGCAACGTATAATATTTTGATCAATCGTTTGTGTAAAGAAGGTAGGATGGAAGATGCTGTTGGGGTTTTGGATGAAGCAGCAAAGAAGGGGTTGGTTCTGAATAATATAACCTATGCTCCTCTAATACAAGGTTATTGCAGAGTCAAAGAGTATGATATTGCTTCTAAGTTGCTTCTGCAGATGGCTGAGAGAGGTTGCAAACCAGATATAGTAACATACGGGATTCTTATCCATGGTCTTGTTGCTTCAGGTCATATGGATGATGCGGTTAAAATGAAAGGTAAAATGATAGAGAGAGGAGTTTCACCAGACGCTGCCATCTACAATATGTTGATGAGTGGGTTGTGCAAGAGAGGTGGGTTTTCATCTGCCAAGCTCCTCTTCTTGGAGATGTTGGATCGGAATATTTCGCCGGATGCTTATGTCTATGCTACCCTCATAGATGGATTCATCAGAAGCGGTGATTTTGAGGAAGCAAAGAAGGTTTCCTCTCTCTCGATTGAAAAGGGTGTGAAGGTTGATGTCGTGCACCACAACGCTATGATAAAGGGGTTTTGCAGATCCGGAATGTTGAATGAGGCATTGATGTGTATGAATAGGATGACCGAAGAAAGACTTGTACCTGATGAGTTCACTTATTCCACAATCATCGATGGGTACGTGAAGCAACAGGATATGACTACCGCCTTAAAGATTTTTCGAGACATGGGTAAGACCAAGTGTAAGCCAAACGTGGTGACTTACTCATCTCTTGTTAATGGATTCTGTTGCCAAGGGGATTTCAAAAGGGCTGAAGAGACTTTCAAAGAGATGCAGTCTTGTGGTCTTGTCCCTAACGTTGTCACCTACACAACGCTCATAAGAAGTTTTGCTAAAGATGGTAGTACACTTGGGAAAGCAGTTTACTATTGGGAGCTAATGCTGAGAAACAAGTGTGTCCCCAATGAAGTTACCTTCAACTGTCTGCTTGAGGGGTTTGTGAAGAAAGAATCTGGAGAAGTTGTTTCTGAACCGTCTAACGAGGGAGAAAGATCTCTGTTTCTTGAGTTTTTCTATAAGTTGAAATCAGATGGGTGGTCAGACCATGCTGCTGCTTACAACTCTGTCATCGCTTCTCTATCTGTACATGGAATGGTGAAGACTGCTTGCAGGTTTCAGGATAGAATGGTGAAGAAAGGCTTCTCTCCTGATCCTGTTTCGTCTGTTGCTATATTACATGGTTTTTGTGTGGTTGGGAACTCAAAGCAATGGAAGAACTCAGTCTTTTGTGATCTGGACGAAAAGGGTCTTGAAGTGGCTGCTAGGTATTCACTCATTTTAGAGCGACACTTTCCTCAAGCAGTGACCTCTGAAGCTTCAAGTATGTTACATTTAATG CTAAAACACACAGACACCAAAAAACCTGAGCACTATAGAATCTGA
- the LOC103871199 gene encoding pentatricopeptide repeat-containing protein At1g52640, mitochondrial, whose protein sequence is MTIEIASWAQHIINRSLDGLCILIASEFKYPDCIRPDTTNMAIRTFSSLVRATLHQPPKRFFFSTLPHDPPPPPPELVNEISRVLSDHRNPKDDLEHTLTVYSPKLSSNLIEQVLKRCKNLGFPAHRFFLWARRVPGLEPSSESYHILVEILGSSKQFALLWDFLIEAREYNYFEIGPKVFWIVFRAYSRANLPSEAIRAFNRMVEFGIKPSADDLDQLLHSLCDRKHVEHAQEVFDKAKHCFVFAPSAKTYSILVRGYARVRDASGARKVFDEMLERNCEVDLLAYNALLDALCKSGDVDGAYKMFQEMGKLGLTPDAYSYAIFIHAYCDADDVHSAYKVLDRMKRYGLVPNVYTYNHIIKTLCKKEKVDDAYLLLDEMIERGADPDTWTYNSIMAYHCDHCEVNRATNLISRMDRTKCLPDRHTYNMVLKLLIRIGRFDRAEEMWEGMSKRKFYPTVATYTVMIHGLVRKKGKMEEACRYFEMMVDDGIPPYSTTVEMLRNRLVGWGQMDVVDVLAGKMERSSCCKVREMAVEMRGRRRRVGRRSEGSEDDDSELERETYDRNI, encoded by the coding sequence ATGACGATCGAAATAGCATCTTGGGCCCAACATATAATAAACAGATCCCTTGATGGGCTTTGTATATTAATCGCTTCCGAGTTTAAATATCCAGATTGTATTCGTCCAGACACAACAAACATGGCGATTCGAACATTCTCCTCTCTTGTCCGCGCCACTCTTCACCAACCCCCTAAAcgattcttcttctccacaCTCCCACAcgatccaccaccaccaccaccagagCTAGTCAACGAAATCTCCCGCGTTTTAAGCGATCACCGCAACCCCAAAGACGACCTCGAACACACCCTCACCGTCTACTCTCCCAAACTCTCCTCCAACCTAATCGAACAAGTCCTGAAACGCTGCAAAAACCTCGGCTTCCCCGCTCACAGATTCTTCCTCTGGGCGAGACGAGTCCCGGGCCTCGAACCCAGCTCGGAAAGTTACCACATTTTGGTCGAGATTCTTGGTAGCAGCAAGCAGTTCGCTTTGCTTTGGGACTTTCTGATCGAAGCGAGAGAGTATAACTACTTCGAGATTGGTCCTAAAGTGTTTTGGATTGTCTTTAGAGCTTATAGTAGAGCTAACTTACCAAGTGAAGCCATTCGAGCTTTTAATCGAATGGTTGAGTTTGGGATTAAGCCTAGTGCTGATGATCTTGACCAGCTTCTCCATTCGCTTTGCGATCGGAAACACGTGGAACACGCTCAGGAGGTTTTCGACAAGGCCAAACACTGTTTCGTCTTCGCGCCGAGCGCGAAGACGTATAGCATTTTAGTGAGAGGCTATGCGAGGGTGAGAGACGCCTCCGGTGCACgcaaggtgttcgatgaaatgcttGAGAGAAACTGCGAAGTCGATTTGCTCGCGTACAACGCGCTTTTAGACGCGTTGTGCAAGTCCGGCGATGTCGACGGAGCGTATAAGATGTTTCAAGAAATGGGTAAGCTCGGACTTACCCCGGACGCGTACAGCTACGCTATTTTCATCCACGCCTACTGCGACGCGGACGATGTTCATTCGGCTTATAAGGTTCTCGATAGGATGAAGAGGTACGGGCTTGTACCTAATGTGTACACGTACAACCATATCATAAAGACTCTCTGCAAGAAGGAGAAGGTTGATGATGCTTATCTACTGTTGGATGAGATGATTGAAAGAGGAGCTGATCCGGACACTTGGACTTACAATTCGATAATGGCTTACCACTGCGACCACTGCGAGGTGAACCGAGCGACGAATCTGATCTCTAGAATGGACAGAACCAAGTGTTTACCTGATAGGCACACTTACAATATGGTTCTCAAGCTGCTGATAAGGATAGGGAGGTTTGACCGCGCCGAGGAGATGTGGGAAGGGATGAGCAAGAGGAAGTTTTATCCAACGGTTGCTACTTATACCGTGATGATACATGGGTTGGTGAGGAAGAAAGGGAAGATGGAGGAGGCTTGCAGGTACTTTGAGATGATGGTTGACGATGGGATTCCGCCTTATTCGACGACGGTTGAGATGTTGAGGAACAGGCTTGTGGGTTGGGGACAGATGGATGTTGTGGATGTTTTGGCGGGGAAGATGGAGAGGAGCAGTTGTTGTAAGGTTAGAGAAATGGCGGTTGAGATGagagggaggaggaggagagtggGACGTAGGAGTGAAGGAAGCGAAGATGATGATTCTGAGCTTGAAAGAGAAACATATGATAGAAACATATGA